Sequence from the Fusarium oxysporum Fo47 chromosome VI, complete sequence genome:
AGTGAATGAGTTTCACAGATCAGGTAGTGACTTGTCTAAGGAATGACGAGATGAAGAGCATGAGAAACATCGTCAAGAGCCGCCGGAACTCGGTTTATATCTATTCTTTCTATCCATCACTCTACGGATAGGGGTCTTCCACTTTCGGCCTCACCCCGAAAATCAATGCCATGAAGGTCCTCACGGAAGCTCAACCATACTGCTCCGAAATCTCAGGTCACGACTCCGGCGTCATACAACGCTAACCAATCAAGATCCCTATATCTCCGCTCCCTCCGTTTTCCTAATTCGAAATGCCAAGCACAACCAACAAAGAAACAAGTACCGAGTTTCAAATAGTTTCGCAATTAGTGCGACCGAGGAGGGCGGGCCGAAATACCGCGACGATATAGCCCAGGCTGTGATTGATTAAGATTTCATGGGTTTCAGAATCCTTGTCAAGTCATTCAATGGGGGAAGCGTGTGGAGATTTCTCCAGATTTTCCCACCTACCATTTCGGAAGCGAATATTTGAACGGACGACTTGGCTACGGACCGTCGGGAAGGGATGTATTGAGCCGTTGGAATGGAGAGTCATGTGAATGATTTGGACTTGTCACTTCCCCACTGGATAAATAGAGTCTCGCCGAGATGGAGACGCAGGAGGGTATCATTCCGCTGAGAGAGTTGTCGGGCCGTAATCTATATTCTCGGTAAGGCGATGGGTTTCAACTAAGAGTCTGGGCGCAGATGGTTGAACCTTATGGAGATGAAGACGGTCGGTTGCGGGTAAAAGCTGTCATACCATTTTGAAGCGAGGTTTTGGCGATAGATTTATGACCGATTTGACATTTCTCTACGCCATAGAAATGTGTTGAGTTTACTTGAGAAGTATGAGTTGATATGTGAGTAATTTAAGCTCATAGATAAGCTATTCTGTTCCTGCAGCGGGATCCTGCAAATACGAGATGAACGACGCTCGAGCCATCCTGTCAGCGTGGGGGAATGCGGCTCATCACCAGCATTTGCCCTGTTCAAACCAGCTTCCGTATCAGCTGAAAGATGAAAGTCCGATCGGTTACAACTTTCAAGGAACATGGCACACGTCAGTGAATATCCTTCAGCTCCTCGTCTCCTGATGGCACCTCTGTCGGCCTGTCGGGCCAAACTACCCTGTACCCAAGCTACACTAGGTAGGAAGAAGTTAAGAACAGCTTCGAAACGGCCCGAAAAGGACGAATAATGTGATAGCTTGATATTTCATATGCTGAAGCTTAGGGTAGGTCCCAGTTGAGATAGTTGTATGTTGACAACCAGTCAATCGTGGAAAGTAATAGAACGAAGTGCTGTTGAAACCTGTTGTCAAAGGATGGGGTACTCCGTAGTTCCAACGAAAATATACAATTGTTAGAAAAAGATACCAGTCAAAATCTCAAATGACTTTTATTCCGATGTTCTTACATAAACACATAAATAATGAGTCAAAGAACGTTCAATACGTCAAACTCAATTTGGCCATTTCGCTTATTGGTTGGTCTGCTTGTGCAATTCAAAAAGACTTCATTTGACACGTGATCTTGATGCAACCCTCACAAATCTTCGTCTTCTATTTTTGTCAACTGTCGGTAGTTCATGAACAAACTCAAATCACAAATCCTTTGAAGGATCAGCCTCGAGCGATCTCAATATCGAAAAGTCTATCCGACAGTCCGTCTCGAAATACCTCTGAATTAGTTTGCGCTCAAACCCAACATTTTGGAGTCCTTTGCTCTAGACCAAAATACGCGACATGGATGACCACCAAGACAAGATCGCCACTTTAGCCGATGGGAGAAAGGTTTCATATGCAGTTTATGGAGCccaggatgatgatgcacCCACTTTCTTCTATCTCCACGGCTTTCCGGGGTCTCATCACGAGGGATACGTGATCAATACCACTGCAGCCCAATATGGCGTACGCGTCATTGCACCAACGCGACCAGGGTACGGCGACTCGACATTTCAGAAAAACAGAAGAATTATCGACTATCCCAAGGATATACTCGAACTAGCGGATATTCTATCGATCAAACAGTTCGCGGTATTAGGTGTCTCCGGTGGTGGACCCTATGCTATCGCCTGTCTCAAGGATCTTCCCCCAGACCGTTTAGTTGGTATCGGCACTGCCGCTGGCGTTATGCCAATGTCTTTCTCAACGCAAGGAATGCTTACAGTGACACGACTCATGTTCAACATAGCGCCTTACGCTACAGGGATATTAGGCTGGATCACCGATAGAGTGTTGGGGAACACAGCGCGAGACACCAAACACCCAgagaagttggaggagatgatggataAAGACATAAGTGCAAGATCAGCCAGTGACAAAGACGTATGGGAGACTCATCCGGACTTGAGAAAGTCTTTAAGGCGAGCTACGAGGGAGGCAATGAAGCAGGGCGGCTATGCGACTGCGTGGGAAGCACGATTATTTGGAAGTGATTGGGGGTTTAAGCTGGAGGATGTCAAAGTTGAGAAAGGAAGAATGATATTGTGGCATGGAGATTTAGATGTCAATGTTCCGATCGGAGTGTCTGAAAAGGCTGTACAGCTTATGCCTGGTGCAGAGCTGAGAGTCATGAAAGGGGAGAGCCATATGAGTTTGATGACCAGGGTGGATGAGTTCACAGTGGCTATGAAGGATATGATATTGAGATCAGAGCCGGGGCCTAATGGGAGGTCAGAGAACTAAATACGTTGCTAAACATAGATTGGAGTGATACCAAAATAATATTGCTAAAGCTGGTCTGAACATTTCCGAGTGAAGGACTATTGGCAGTTGACATGAGTACCATCCAACAAGCTTCCAACCTCATCCAACTTTCTCTGCCACGAGTCAGACTCAACCTTTCTATCCTTCAACTTATCCTCATTCGGCCCCTCAGCATCCACAAACACATTCTCACCCAACGTCATCTCTCCCTCATACAAGTGTCGtccaagatcatcaagcaAACCCGGCCCATGAGCAGTAGCATCCTTAGGATCCTTCCAaatcttgatcttgaacttTTGGCCCTGACGGAAGAAGAACTCCTCCGCCAAGTCTTGGTTCCTCTCAGCGAAAGGCTGCATCGAATCCTCGGGGATTTCAGAAAGACCGAGGATCATACCCTCTGCGAGAAGCTCGGCGACGGATTGGCGATGGTTGATCTCGGTAGACAGACTTGGGTTGAaggtgatgttgttggctgCGAGGGAAATGTTGGGTGATTTGACGAGCATGTGTGAGCAGTGGATCTCCTTCTCGTTGCCGTAGAGGTAGAAGGGCATGAAATCGGTGGGATAGTCAATCTCGCGATGGATGGAGTTGAGAGGGCGGCTCTTGACTACTGAGTTGAGAGTGATGGTTCCATCTCTCTGATGGTATTTCCTGCGAGGCATTAGTATACTGGCCAAAGTTGGACCTCAAAGATACTACTTACTTGGTTCCCTTCTCGTACATGATGACATCCAAGCTACCAAGTACCTCGACAACATCCTCAATAAACACCTTCTCAGTCGACTCAAGCATCACAATACTATCCTGGTTACCCCCAGTAAGCTCCTTGTGAAAATCCCTCAAGGTACTATCGAGAGTCGCAGACAGGATAATCTGCTGCCGTCTTGTCGCGCTGTGGAACGAAGCCTGGAACGACAGGAATACCTCAGAAGAACCAGGTGTGCCTTGCACAAGGAACTGGACCTTCTTCTGACTAGGGTCGTTCCTCTTCCGAACTTTGTCAACCTCATCGCGAATGACTTCCTCAAACTCGCGCATCAACTTGTCAATGAAGTTCTGACGAGTCGGGAATGGACTCATAACTACGTTTCGAATAACGAAAAGACTTTGGTTAGACTTTCCAACGCCCATTCTCTCCATGAACTTATGAGCGCAAGACCCATAGTCCTCATGGAGAAACTGTGTTGATGTCAGGAAGATCGGGATCTCGGTAGGATCGGTGTTGGCGGAAGTGATGGAAAGTCTATCGACGACTCTTTTCATGAGATAGTTTGCCTCTTCAAGATCAGTGTTCAGATTACCGTCATTGTCTTTCCAGTTGAGAGCAAAGcagttgatgttggtgtctgAACCGAGATCTCGAATGATTTTCATGGCTTCTTTGGAGGCGAAGAtgtctttgtctttcttgccgatgatgagatcgCGGATCTTGTCGCGTTGCTTTTCGACAGGCTTGGAGAGGAATCCTCGACTACCATTGTTCTCCGCCGCGAGCATGTTGAAGGGGACGCAGATAAAGTCGTCGTTGATCATAGTGGCGTAATGAGCTGAGAGCTAAGAGATCTTAGTACACAAGTAATGGTAGAAGGAGTTCAGAGGCTTACTCTGGCGCTGGTAAAGGTTGCTTCGCCGAGTAACTTGCCATAGCCATGATGGTTGAGGCCAATGGTTGAGTTGGAGAACCATGCTGACATTGCTGAAGCACCGGGTTTACTAGAAAGCGACTTAGTCGGTGTGAGATGCTGGAACTAATGAGAAACTTACCTGCCCTCAACGCCATAGACGCCGATGTTCTCTGCGGAGCCCTGTGAAAGATACGGGCCGGACCATGTAACCAGATGCCTCATTCGTCCATCTTTGTAGACCAAGCTCCCAGCAGGATACGGGATATACCCAGCCTTATGCGGATCAACAGTAATGGAGTCCGCCTCAGCCATAGCCTTGATGTCCTCAACAGTCTTGGGATCGAGGTACCACTCCGGCTCAGGCTTGGAGGAGCCCTGATCTTCAACGCTGTAGCGTCTATCAGGGTTCACCATTGTGGCAAAGTAGCCTCCCCAAGCTGCATCGGCATGGACGAGGAAGGACAGGCCATGCTCCTCTTGGAACTTCCTACGAAGGCGGAGGATGTCGGTTAGTCTGTCGACTGCGCCCTCTTCGGTTGATCCGATGATGGCTACGACTGCGAAGACGGCTGTTTTGGTCTTGACGCATTCTTCGAGATATTTCTCGAGGACTTTGATGTCGATTTGAGCGGCGTTGTTAACGTCAACGCCGATCACGTTGCCCGAGCCAAGGCCGGCAATGGCTATGAGTGCACTGGTCAGTACCTGTTGATCGTTGAATACAGCGGGGAGATAACTAACCAACTCCTTTTGGCCAAGAATAGTGACGCGTCTTGCTGACGAAATACTTGATCGGGTTCTTGACATGGAACTCTCTCTCAAGTACCTCGCGCCCAATGGTCTGGATGTTGAACTCATTGAGAGCGCTCTCGAGGAACTTGCTGGTAATACCAAATTGCTTGTTCAGCTCATTGGGAAGATCAAGAATAACCTCGGAGCGGAGGTTCAGCAGGTCCCATCCTTGAAGATCCTTGAAGAGTGTTTTCTTGGATGCGTGAAAACACCGAGTGGCGTAGAACTTGTCTCCAATGAACTGAAGTTTTCCACGTCGCAATGCAAGACAGAGACTAAGAGGATAAAACTTGAGGTTTCGAGCTACCCTTGTAAGCATCCACTTCAAACAGACCAGGACATGAATACGTACCAACCCAGATAGACTCAAGATTAGCAATCGTCCCATCACAGGTAATATGACCCCAGGAAACCGGAGATTTCTGCGCATCCGTATTGTATCCAAAAAGCTTACACAACTGCTGCCCAACCCGAAGTTCAACAAGCGTCGTCATCGGACTAGCCTCGAGCGCGACATTGTTCGGGTTATACAGCATAGTCATGAAATACCCGAGGAGTGACGACATGGTCAGGTCAGTGCACATGTGCGCTTCATAGCGGGGTGACCAGAAGGGCGCTGAGTGTTCGCCAAGAAGTTGTGCGACCTTTTCGGTGGCGAGGCGGAGATCGGATCTTGCTTTGAGGAAGACAGGGGACCGGCGGTATtctttggagatgaaggccTGTGGAGGTTAGCGAGAATGGGCAACAGGGAGGGAAGGGACGGACTTGATCTTCGGGATGGTAGGCTTGACGAGCGGCGAGGAGTTCATCGagaatggtgttgatgttggctCTGAAGTCGGGAAGGTTAGAGCCCTTGGGCCCGATGAAGTATGCGTGGACAGCATCGAACTCCTTGTCCCGGATATCGTCGTTTTCCTTAGGCATGATGATTGATTTGTTAAAGCTGCTAGCCTGGTGATCTTAGAAGCCAGTCGTTGAGCCCAGAAAATGAGCCTGCTTCCCACGAGTTTATGTATTCTTCGGATTTACATCTTCTCTAAACTGACGTATGACTTCTCTCCCTCGATAGATGATGAATAAGATCAACATCTCGTACGTAAGATATTGTGTCATCACATGGCATGGAATGCTGCAAGACTTGGTGGTGGAGTTCGATATGCAGCATGTCTTCACGAAAAACTGAGACCTGCAGGCCGGAAAGAAACCGGCCGACGGGATTTGCAGCAAGGGATCCTCAAGACCATTCATGTGAAGTCATTGAGGTCATGATGCGTCGGGGCCAATACCAGAGGAACGAAAAATATTGGTCAATTGCATAATAAACAATGTTGACCGGCGGAGACTTAAGATATATTCTATTCGGTCTCAAGAATGAATATGCCCGCCAAAGTCTCAACCTGTAGAAGCTATGGGGCTCCTTCAACCGAGATATTTCGATGCATCAAGGCCCAATCTAGTGAGTGACAGCAGCACAAGTGGCTTTCAATAGTCCCAGGCTGATCAATCCCATGCAGGAAGGTGATCTCCGGGTGCCACGGCTTCAGCCGCTCGCTATGACCCGTGTCTCAGATTCGACCAACCACGATACCCGTCAAGATGCAACTATCTCCAATTGGGTGCCAAGACAGGGAGGCTCTTGGTGAGACAACAGCTGAGTGCCCTGTAATCAATCGTCATGACTGCATCTGTATCACGGTTTGCCTCGGCGGTGGGCGATCATGGCATTCCACGTCAAAGTGGCTGGTATCGAGGGAGGCAATGTGGATTTTCTGCAGCGGTGTAGAGCTCGGCGCTGGATTTGATGTAGCCGAGATGGCTTTGAGAAACACGCAGATATCAGAGAAGATGCCTATTATTTTTCATCGGAAGTACTACAATATAATCATTTGTTAGCTAATATAGGACTTGCAAGTACCCGAATATCTTCTTTACAGTCATCTCATCTCCTGTTATGGTTCCGCTCAATGGCTTATCCACCCAACCTTCAGTCCATCCGCCTCCAAAGTCGATAATCCACGCGTCGTCCGTTTCGCGATGAATCAATACATTAGATGCTTTACCATCACCCCATGTAATCCTAGTCTTATGTAAGAGATCAACATTGTCCCGAACCTGAGATGCCCACTTCTTCCGCCGGCTCTCATCAATCGCAGAGACATCTTCAATACTTCCTAGTGTTGATAACTCCCAAGTCTCAGAGACTGGGATATACTTCTCCAAAAACCCAATAGTCTTACCATTCTCGGGTGTCGTGATAAGACCCAGAATCTTGGGGACCTGGATGGCAGCTGCGTGAGGGGATGTCGTAATCTTCCAGAGGCAGTCAAGCTCTCGCTGTGCGGAGTCCTCGCCCTTGCTATATCCAACTTTTGAGCACATTTTCTTCCCATCGACCATCACATGGGCAATAAAACCCGCATTGCGAAGGTCTTCGACGGCATGAATGTCCTTAGTAGAATAAATTGGTAGGTTGCAAtccttgtctttgttgaggTGGAATGGTAGGCCAGATTGGCCAACGAGAACAGCGTCCTGCTTAACGCCACTATCCTGGCGCAGCACCTCTGCCTTGCAGTTCAAGGTCCGGAATGAAAAGTAATACTCCTTGGGGAACAGTAGGGTATGAAGGCATTGTGATGATGTTTCGCCAGAGGCAGATGGTGGCGCCAGATGATCAAATTCGTCTCTTCCAGCCTCGACGACAGCATCAAGAATTTCATCTGATAGAGCCCCGGCCTCTTCAATGTCATCAGAATCACAGGCCTGATTGTATCTGTCGATGGAAGAATTCTCTACTGGAGGTACGACATGGTTCAACAGACAGCGGTTCAGGTAGACAAGAAGGCGAGCATCGTTTCAGCGGATATAAAGCGAAATTTCGTCTCCCTGTCCGCTACACAGTTCCTCAAGATGATGGTAGCTCATGATCATAAGCAGTGAGTCGGCCTGGAATTGTCAGTGTAAAGGTCGTTGGGGAGAGCGGTAAAGAAGTCAATATGCATTAGAATAGGTGCCAAGATGCTGCCTAATGACACGTGATGTATCTGGTGACACCAACAATAGTCAGGATGGCAAGTTCAAGAACGCTGCAGTCACAAATAGACGGTGGCAAGGACTTGTATCTTAAAAAATTGAAATGCTAAATCTTTTAGGGGGTCTAAATCTTAGACGTTATCCCTAGGAATCGTGAAAGAAAAGTCTCTTCCAAAGACAGTCTTCCCGTTCTCATAAGCATCAAGACGAGCTGTAATAATCATATCAGttttcgtcatcttcatcttcgtccaaCCCTTCGTCTTGATAACAATATCATCCCTCTCAAAGTCCCTCACAAACCGCTGCTCGACCTCTGCTGACAGAGGATCATCCGGCTTCACACTCGACTTCAAACCTGTCCACCATCCATACCTCCAGCCTGTTTCGTTGACTTCCCACATACCGTCATCCCAGTCAACACAAAGTGCAGTCTCGCCGGAGTCCCAGTCATTTGTGACGTAATTTCTATGCTTAGCTGGTCGGAGTTCAGTTTGTGAGAGGGATCCGTTGATGGCTGGTTTGAATGGTTTGAGATACGAGTCTTGAGGGTTATCACCCCTCTCTGGGAGATCTAGAGTGCTGTGGGCGCAGTCGATGGTGAGGGTCGTGATTTCAGGAGATGGCCAGACCAGGGGGAAGCACGTCGAGGACAACGCAAGGCGAAGCCGGCTTCCAGTACCAATGCGCTGCCCAAAGTGGTTCAGCTTGAGCGTAATGTCATAGAACTTCCGAGGCTCTAGAGGTCGCACGTCTTCATGACCATGGCGATGTGTCAAGTTCAGA
This genomic interval carries:
- a CDS encoding Alpha/Beta hydrolase protein, with the translated sequence MDDHQDKIATLADGRKVSYAVYGAQDDDAPTFFYLHGFPGSHHEGYVINTTAAQYGVRVIAPTRPGYGDSTFQKNRRIIDYPKDILELADILSIKQFAVLGVSGGGPYAIACLKDLPPDRLVGIGTAAGVMPMSFSTQGMLTVTRLMFNIAPYATGILGWITDRVLGNTARDTKHPEKLEEMMDKDISARSASDKDVWETHPDLRKSLRRATREAMKQGGYATAWEARLFGSDWGFKLEDVKVEKGRMILWHGDLDVNVPIGVSEKAVQLMPGAELRVMKGESHMSLMTRVDEFTVAMKDMILRSEPGPNGRSEN
- a CDS encoding pyridoxal phosphate-dependent transferase → MPKENDDIRDKEFDAVHAYFIGPKGSNLPDFRANINTILDELLAARQAYHPEDQAFISKEYRRSPVFLKARSDLRLATEKVAQLLGEHSAPFWSPRYEAHMCTDLTMSSLLGYFMTMLYNPNNVALEASPMTTLVELRVGQQLCKLFGYNTDAQKSPVSWGHITCDGTIANLESIWVARNLKFYPLSLCLALRRGKLQFIGDKFYATRCFHASKKTLFKDLQGWDLLNLRSEVILDLPNELNKQFGITSKFLESALNEFNIQTIGREVLEREFHVKNPIKYFVLTSALIAIAGLGSGNVIGVDVNNAAQIDIKVLEKYLEECVKTKTAVFAVVAIIGSTEEGAVDRLTDILRLRRKFQEEHGLSFLVHADAAWGGYFATMVNPDRRYSVEDQGSSKPEPEWYLDPKTVEDIKAMAEADSITVDPHKAGYIPYPAGSLVYKDGRMRHLVTWSGPYLSQGSAENIGVYGVEGSKPGASAMSAWFSNSTIGLNHHGYGKLLGEATFTSARLSAHYATMINDDFICVPFNMLAAENNGSRGFLSKPVEKQRDKIRDLIIGKKDKDIFASKEAMKIIRDLGSDTNINCFALNWKDNDGNLNTDLEEANYLMKRVVDRLSITSANTDPTEIPIFLTSTQFLHEDYGSCAHKFMERMGVGKSNQSLFVIRNVVMSPFPTRQNFIDKLMREFEEVIRDEVDKVRKRNDPSQKKVQFLVQGTPGSSEVFLSFQASFHSATRRQQIILSATLDSTLRDFHKELTGGNQDSIVMLESTEKVFIEDVVEVLGSLDVIMYEKGTKKYHQRDGTITLNSVVKSRPLNSIHREIDYPTDFMPFYLYGNEKEIHCSHMLVKSPNISLAANNITFNPSLSTEINHRQSVAELLAEGMILGLSEIPEDSMQPFAERNQDLAEEFFFRQGQKFKIKIWKDPKDATAHGPGLLDDLGRHLYEGEMTLGENVFVDAEGPNEDKLKDRKVESDSWQRKLDEVGSLLDGTHVNCQ
- a CDS encoding Alpha/Beta hydrolase protein; the encoded protein is MQLPAIDIIYHEPITLSDGTVLSAMIWLPKNAKSHPVPAILEYLPYRKRDMTAVRDAMNHPYVAAHGYACVRVDMRGTGDSQGILRGEYLPQEQDDALEILKWIAAQDWCTGSIGMIGISWGGFNGLQVAARRPPELKAVISICSTDMRYDDDIHYMGGCILTENLTWAASMFSINSSPPDPALVGDQWRDLWLKRLESGGLFAEEWHQHQRRDDFWKHASIGENYSSIQCPVYLVGGWMDPYTNTIFRMLENLKVPRKGLVGPWGHKYPNFGYPGPQIGFLQESIRWWDKWLKGSETGIMHEPMLRCYLQDPTPPAPYMEDRPGRWVAEDSWSDSKPCLLRLGLSPGQLLTGKPTSNEKLEICSPQTVGFAGGRWLVFGVEGEGPGDQRLEAGGSLLFDSQILTEPLDFLGAPVLKLRIASDKANALIAATLSEVLHNGAATKVSHGVLNLTHRHGHEDVRPLEPRKFYDITLKLNHFGQRIGTGSRLRLALSSTCFPLVWPSPEITTLTIDCAHSTLDLPERGDNPQDSYLKPFKPAINGSLSQTELRPAKHRNYVTNDWDSGETALCVDWDDGMWEVNETGWRYGWWTGLKSSVKPDDPLSAEVEQRFVRDFERDDIVIKTKEAGALSDEILDAVVEAGRDEFDHLAPPSASGETSSQCLHTLLFPKEYYFSFRTLNCKAEVLRQDSGVKQDAVLVGQSGLPFHLNKDKDCNLPIYSTKDIHAVEDLRNAGFIAHVMVDGKKMCSKVGYSKGEDSAQRELDCLWKITTSPHAAAIQVPKILGLITTPENGKTIGFLEKYIPVSETWELSTLGSIEDVSAIDESRRKKWASQVRDNVDLLHKTRITWGDGKASNVLIHRETDDAWIIDFGGGWTEGWVDKPLSGTITGDEMTYFR